The following are encoded together in the Planococcus antarcticus DSM 14505 genome:
- a CDS encoding GGDEF domain-containing protein: MLALFGDLFVNLCVLISLIFIYLQLRRKLNSDGKSYKKSVIVDGLSGGLLGVLLMYFSIQVSTETLVDLRFIPVMLLVIFLGVPHAIVGALVIIVGRFIFGITVSAAAAAIFMIILIVGFMVIDRFFKKVDVDLNSYKKGFVMILFSNIVFSIIISVIIEDTDILKILIPCYWIISIVGGLIAIFFVDYILKTQYLLMRYEQESTTDFLTGLNNVRQFDTIWNTLISEATAKNERLSLLIIDIDHFKNVNDTYGHPAGDRILIELGKVLKSSSRSFDIISRNGGEEFSVILPDCQQEQAVVIAERIRKSVEVHRFKISSTDSIHITVSIGSATYPETVADTAQIVGIADECLYKAKRTGRNRVCTSY, translated from the coding sequence TATGTGTGTTAATTTCGCTGATTTTTATTTATTTGCAATTGCGGCGAAAACTTAATTCAGATGGGAAATCCTACAAAAAGTCTGTGATAGTTGACGGATTATCAGGAGGACTTTTAGGTGTTTTGTTAATGTATTTCTCCATACAAGTTAGTACGGAAACACTTGTCGATTTGCGTTTTATTCCGGTTATGTTGCTGGTGATTTTTCTTGGAGTTCCCCATGCCATTGTTGGTGCACTGGTTATTATAGTCGGAAGGTTTATCTTTGGCATAACGGTATCTGCTGCAGCTGCTGCGATTTTCATGATTATTTTAATCGTTGGCTTTATGGTGATTGATAGATTTTTTAAAAAGGTTGATGTCGATTTAAACTCATACAAAAAAGGCTTTGTAATGATCCTGTTCTCAAACATTGTATTTAGCATCATCATCAGTGTGATTATTGAAGATACAGATATATTGAAAATTTTAATACCTTGTTATTGGATCATTTCCATAGTCGGCGGTCTCATTGCTATTTTCTTTGTTGACTACATACTTAAAACTCAATATCTTCTAATGAGATATGAGCAGGAATCCACTACAGACTTTCTTACCGGTTTGAATAACGTTCGACAGTTTGACACGATTTGGAATACGCTGATCAGTGAGGCTACTGCCAAAAATGAAAGACTGTCATTACTGATTATTGACATCGATCATTTTAAAAATGTCAATGATACGTATGGTCACCCCGCTGGTGATAGGATTTTAATCGAGCTCGGCAAAGTATTAAAAAGTTCGAGCCGTTCTTTTGATATCATTTCAAGAAATGGTGGAGAAGAATTTTCTGTAATTTTGCCGGATTGTCAACAGGAACAAGCCGTGGTAATCGCAGAGCGAATCAGAAAATCCGTAGAGGTCCATCGATTTAAGATTTCCTCTACAGATTCAATTCACATTACCGTCTCCATTGGATCAGCAACTTATCCTGAAACAGTAGCAGATACCGCTCAAATCGTTGGCATCGCTGACGAGTGTCTGTATAAAGCGAAGCGGACAGGTAGAAACAGAGTTTGTACCAGTTATTGA
- the katG gene encoding catalase/peroxidase HPI — MENNEHDNNEQKRHTAASDAQCPVTGGGGQTGGHTDSAITTSNKPGKTQNKDWWPNMLNVNILHQHDKKSTPLGEEFDYKKEFEKLDYNALKQDLHDLMTDSQDWWPADYGHYGGLFIRMSWHDAGTYRTADGRGGGSTGNQRFAPLNSWPDNVNLDKARRLLWPIKQKYGNKISWADLLLLTGNVALESMGFKTFGFGAGREDVWAPEEDVYWGNEKEWLEDNRYSGERDLENPLAAVQMGLIYVNPEGPNGKPDPLGSAVDIRETFARMGMNDEETVALIAGGHTFGKAHGAGDPSQVGDDPEAAVMESQGIGWKSTYGSGKGRDTISSGVEGAWTANPTKWDNGYYEQLFGYEWELTKSPAGAYQWTAKDLSEHQMAPDAEDASIKVKTMMTTADMALRMDPAYEKISRRYYENIDEFADAFSRAWFKLLHRDMGPTERYWGPEVPEEVLVWQDPVPKATHMLTTEELAELKEKILASELTSQQLVKTAWASASTYRNSDKRGGANGARIRFAPQRDWAANEPEELAKVLAVYENLKATTGNKVSMADLIVLGGNVALEQAVKAAGFDMAVPFTQGRGDALEEHTDAESFDVLEPVSDGFRNYQSKEYTISPEEMLVDKAQLLGLTAPEMTALVGGMRALDANYQGAQEGIFADNGGALTNDFFVKLLDMNIDWTPAEFNKYEGTNRATGEAAGTATRFDLVFGSNSILRAIAEVYAQDDSKERFARDFIKAWNKVMNADRFDLEN; from the coding sequence ATGGAAAACAACGAACATGATAACAATGAGCAAAAGCGCCACACAGCTGCATCAGATGCACAATGTCCGGTAACGGGCGGAGGCGGACAAACAGGTGGACACACTGATAGTGCCATTACAACTTCGAACAAACCAGGCAAAACCCAAAATAAAGACTGGTGGCCGAACATGCTGAACGTGAATATTCTTCATCAGCATGATAAGAAATCGACTCCTCTTGGAGAAGAATTTGATTACAAAAAAGAATTTGAAAAACTAGATTATAATGCATTAAAACAAGATTTACATGATTTAATGACAGATAGCCAAGACTGGTGGCCAGCGGATTACGGTCATTATGGCGGGTTATTTATCCGTATGTCATGGCACGATGCAGGTACTTACCGAACTGCAGACGGCCGCGGAGGCGGTTCTACTGGAAACCAGCGTTTTGCGCCACTTAACAGCTGGCCGGATAACGTAAACTTGGATAAAGCACGTAGACTGCTATGGCCAATTAAGCAAAAGTATGGCAATAAAATTTCTTGGGCTGATTTGTTGCTGTTAACGGGTAACGTGGCACTTGAGTCAATGGGCTTCAAAACCTTTGGGTTCGGCGCAGGCCGCGAAGACGTTTGGGCACCAGAAGAAGACGTATATTGGGGCAACGAAAAAGAATGGCTAGAAGATAATCGTTATTCGGGTGAGCGCGATTTGGAAAATCCATTAGCTGCAGTTCAGATGGGCTTAATTTACGTGAACCCAGAAGGACCAAATGGCAAGCCGGATCCTCTTGGCAGTGCTGTAGATATTCGGGAAACCTTTGCACGTATGGGAATGAACGACGAAGAGACAGTTGCGTTGATCGCAGGTGGACATACGTTTGGTAAGGCACACGGAGCTGGAGATCCCTCTCAAGTAGGTGACGATCCAGAAGCAGCCGTTATGGAAAGCCAAGGAATTGGTTGGAAGAGCACGTATGGTTCAGGCAAAGGCCGCGACACCATTTCAAGTGGTGTTGAAGGAGCTTGGACTGCCAACCCAACGAAATGGGATAATGGCTATTACGAGCAATTGTTTGGATACGAGTGGGAGTTAACGAAATCCCCTGCAGGTGCATACCAGTGGACGGCAAAAGATTTGTCAGAACACCAAATGGCACCCGATGCAGAAGATGCGTCAATTAAAGTGAAAACGATGATGACAACGGCAGACATGGCACTTCGCATGGATCCGGCGTATGAAAAAATTTCTCGTCGTTATTACGAAAACATAGACGAATTTGCAGATGCGTTTTCTCGTGCTTGGTTTAAACTTCTTCACCGTGATATGGGACCAACAGAGCGATACTGGGGACCAGAAGTTCCGGAAGAAGTATTAGTTTGGCAAGATCCAGTACCTAAAGCAACACACATGTTGACGACTGAAGAATTGGCTGAGCTGAAAGAGAAAATCTTGGCAAGCGAGTTAACTTCACAACAGTTAGTTAAAACGGCTTGGGCTTCTGCTAGCACATACCGGAATTCAGACAAACGCGGCGGTGCCAACGGAGCACGTATTCGCTTTGCCCCGCAACGCGATTGGGCAGCAAATGAACCAGAAGAGTTAGCTAAAGTGCTCGCTGTTTATGAAAATCTAAAAGCTACTACTGGCAATAAAGTAAGCATGGCCGACTTGATTGTACTTGGAGGAAATGTCGCGCTTGAACAAGCTGTCAAAGCAGCTGGATTTGATATGGCGGTTCCATTTACGCAAGGACGTGGAGATGCTCTTGAAGAACATACAGATGCGGAAAGCTTTGATGTATTAGAGCCAGTTTCAGACGGCTTTAGAAATTACCAAAGCAAAGAATACACAATAAGCCCAGAAGAAATGCTGGTTGATAAAGCGCAATTACTTGGCTTAACAGCGCCAGAAATGACTGCACTGGTTGGCGGTATGCGCGCATTAGATGCAAATTATCAAGGCGCACAAGAAGGAATCTTTGCCGACAATGGCGGTGCGTTAACAAATGATTTCTTCGTTAAGCTACTGGATATGAATATCGATTGGACACCAGCAGAATTCAATAAATACGAAGGTACAAACCGTGCAACAGGAGAGGCAGCCGGCACAGCTACACGTTTTGACTTGGTATTTGGTTCTAATTCAATTCTGCGTGCCATTGCAGAAGTATATGCACAAGATGATAGTAAAGAAAGATTCGCTCGTGATTTCATCAAAGCTTGGAATAAAGTGATGAATGCCGATCGTTTCGATTTAGAAAACTAA